A window of the bacterium genome harbors these coding sequences:
- a CDS encoding sugar transferase → MESPAGPSAYHQESDTGRDSGTGFRVQRVEDLIHPDGPPLWKRAYDVFGSSVLLLAFSPILALVAVYIKIVSPGPVFFRQERVGYLGRPFTMIKFRTMRTGSDNVSVHQDYLKDIIGSGDKAMTKLDTGKDDRLIPLAGLLRRSCIDELPQLINVFRGEMSLVGPRPCLEYEAEEFAQWQRKRFHTVPGMTGLWQVSGKNRLTFKEMMRLDIRYANRKSAGMDLAISLKTVPAILGQVRDAVKAKRSGMSSAPIVARAARKWSLSDLVRQLFL, encoded by the coding sequence ATGGAAAGCCCAGCTGGGCCTTCCGCCTATCACCAGGAATCTGACACGGGCCGTGATTCGGGAACTGGGTTCAGGGTACAGAGGGTGGAGGACCTGATCCACCCCGACGGCCCGCCGCTCTGGAAGAGAGCCTACGACGTCTTTGGCTCCTCGGTTCTCCTGTTGGCCTTTTCCCCTATACTTGCTCTCGTTGCGGTCTACATCAAGATAGTATCACCCGGCCCGGTGTTCTTCCGCCAGGAAAGGGTCGGTTACCTGGGCCGCCCCTTCACCATGATCAAATTCCGCACCATGAGGACGGGCTCCGACAACGTGAGCGTTCACCAGGATTACCTGAAAGATATCATCGGCAGCGGCGACAAGGCCATGACCAAACTCGACACCGGCAAGGATGATCGTCTGATCCCCCTGGCCGGTCTCCTCAGGAGAAGCTGCATCGACGAACTGCCCCAGCTCATCAACGTGTTCAGGGGTGAGATGAGCCTGGTGGGCCCAAGGCCCTGCCTGGAGTACGAGGCCGAAGAGTTCGCACAGTGGCAGAGAAAGCGGTTTCACACCGTGCCCGGCATGACCGGCCTGTGGCAGGTTTCCGGAAAGAATCGTCTGACCTTCAAGGAGATGATGCGCCTCGACATCCGTTACGCCAACCGGAAAAGCGCAGGCATGGATCTGGCCATATCCCTTAAGACCGTTCCGGCCATTCTCGGTCAGGTCAGGGACGCGGTGAAGGCAAAACGTTCCGGTATGTCATCCGCTCCCATAGTAGCACGCGCTGCGCGCAAGTGGTCGCTGAGCGACCTGGTGCGCCAGCTCTTCCTTTAA